One window of Salegentibacter sp. Hel_I_6 genomic DNA carries:
- a CDS encoding SusC/RagA family TonB-linked outer membrane protein → MKTLFKSTLMLLFMLPMSFFAQETVSGVVSESATGLPIPGANVIVKGTTNGAVTDFDGNYTIQNVGEDDILVFSFLGFASKEIAYEGQSTLDVQLDEDQATLEEVVLIGYGSTSEQDATGSVEKISAESFNQGAVVSPEQLIAGKSAGVRITPGSGEPGGGSEIRIRGGSSLSGNNSPLIVVDGIPLDQRGVQGVRNQLNSINPNEIEDFVVLKDAAATSIYGSRASNGVILITTKKGKKDSPLALTYDLKVSAGRIIDKVDVLNADQFRTLIENTPGTDPSLLGDTSTDWQDQIYQTSVGAIHNFTATQGFENFSYRVNYNHTSQTGVLKTDVYERNALNISLNQDLFDNHLKLTLSSKNIVDENRFADQGAIGSAVAFDPTQPVYQEGSYFDGYYEFTTSPQQQQIQATRNPLALLEQLDGRGVTKRNITNLNAEYKFHFLPELKFNVNAGFDYSENDGYNRRPLTSAANNQNIPYFEEYGGLNRNTLLDFYFNYRNDIDFLDTEVDLTAGHSYQEFFITSKRIETISNSIQDFPRETNRNALESYFARASFDIANKYLVSGSVRRDGSSRFGGDNKWSFFPSLSVGWKLHNENFLADSNVLNQLKLRAGYGVTGNQEIGPNYGYFGVYNPSVGGVRYQFGNQFYNTLRPEAFDSNLKWEELKTYNVGIDYGFFNNRISGTVEAYYRETEDLLAEVPVPAGSNLTDLLVTNVGSTVSKGLEFGINGAIIQQEDFNWDVNYNLTFQDLEITNLTLGEDPNFEIPQGEIGGGVGNNIQLWKEGYDPTTFNVFRQVYNENGQPIEGAYVDVNGDNEITEEDRVPYKKATPDYFMGLTNTMRYKNLDFSFTFRGNFGNYMYNNTQSGNGFIGAGTVTPQPYYSNFNSNVLESNFNNNQFFSDYYIQSADFVKLDNISVGYLFPGEDLDIRTSLTATNVWTITNYDGLDPEIANGIDNNFYPRSTTIVLGLNLSF, encoded by the coding sequence ATGAAAACACTATTTAAAAGCACGTTGATGTTGCTCTTTATGCTGCCAATGAGCTTTTTTGCACAGGAAACCGTTAGCGGCGTTGTTAGCGAAAGCGCAACCGGTCTTCCGATTCCGGGCGCAAACGTTATTGTTAAAGGAACAACAAATGGTGCAGTTACAGATTTTGACGGTAATTATACCATTCAAAATGTAGGTGAAGATGATATTCTTGTTTTCTCTTTCCTGGGTTTTGCCAGCAAGGAGATTGCTTATGAAGGTCAGTCTACTTTAGATGTTCAATTAGATGAGGACCAGGCTACTTTAGAAGAAGTAGTACTTATTGGTTATGGAAGTACCTCAGAGCAGGATGCTACTGGATCTGTAGAAAAGATTTCTGCAGAAAGTTTTAACCAGGGTGCAGTGGTATCTCCAGAACAATTAATTGCAGGTAAATCGGCCGGGGTTAGAATAACGCCTGGAAGCGGTGAACCTGGAGGTGGTTCTGAAATTAGAATTCGTGGTGGATCTTCCCTTTCAGGAAATAATTCTCCATTAATTGTAGTAGATGGTATTCCATTAGATCAAAGAGGAGTTCAGGGAGTAAGAAACCAGTTGAATTCTATTAACCCGAATGAAATTGAAGATTTTGTGGTTTTGAAAGATGCCGCAGCAACTTCTATTTATGGTTCCAGGGCTTCTAACGGGGTTATTTTAATCACTACTAAGAAAGGTAAAAAGGATAGTCCGCTGGCCCTAACTTACGATCTTAAAGTTTCTGCCGGAAGAATCATTGATAAAGTAGATGTTCTTAATGCAGACCAGTTTAGAACTTTAATTGAAAACACCCCCGGTACAGATCCTTCTTTATTAGGAGATACCAGTACCGATTGGCAGGATCAAATTTACCAAACTTCTGTTGGTGCGATCCATAACTTTACGGCTACACAGGGTTTCGAGAATTTCTCTTACCGTGTTAATTATAACCACACATCGCAAACAGGGGTTTTAAAAACCGATGTTTATGAAAGGAATGCATTAAACATATCCCTTAACCAGGATTTGTTTGATAATCACTTAAAATTAACCCTTTCTTCTAAGAACATTGTAGACGAGAACCGTTTTGCAGATCAGGGAGCTATTGGTTCAGCCGTAGCTTTTGATCCTACTCAGCCTGTTTACCAGGAGGGAAGTTATTTTGACGGGTATTACGAATTCACTACTTCGCCACAACAACAGCAAATTCAAGCTACTCGTAATCCATTAGCGCTTTTAGAACAATTAGATGGACGTGGTGTTACTAAGAGAAATATTACCAACCTGAATGCTGAATATAAATTTCACTTTTTACCAGAATTAAAATTCAATGTAAATGCTGGTTTTGATTATTCTGAGAATGATGGGTATAATAGAAGACCTTTAACCTCTGCTGCAAATAATCAGAATATTCCTTATTTTGAAGAATATGGCGGACTCAATAGAAATACGCTACTGGATTTTTACTTCAATTATAGAAACGATATAGATTTTCTAGATACTGAAGTAGATCTTACAGCAGGACATTCTTACCAGGAATTCTTTATTACAAGTAAGAGAATTGAAACAATCTCTAACAGTATTCAGGATTTCCCAAGAGAGACTAATCGTAATGCATTAGAATCTTATTTTGCCAGGGCTAGTTTTGATATTGCTAACAAATATTTGGTATCAGGTAGTGTGAGACGAGATGGTTCTTCAAGATTTGGAGGAGATAATAAATGGAGTTTCTTTCCATCATTATCTGTAGGTTGGAAGTTACACAACGAAAATTTCCTTGCAGATTCTAATGTTCTAAACCAATTAAAGCTGCGTGCAGGTTATGGGGTAACAGGAAACCAGGAAATTGGTCCAAATTATGGTTACTTCGGAGTTTACAATCCAAGTGTAGGGGGAGTTCGTTACCAGTTTGGTAATCAATTCTATAATACTTTACGTCCAGAAGCTTTTGACTCTAATCTTAAATGGGAAGAATTAAAAACTTACAATGTTGGTATTGACTATGGATTTTTCAACAATAGAATTTCAGGTACTGTAGAAGCATATTACCGTGAAACCGAAGATCTTTTAGCCGAAGTACCGGTTCCAGCCGGCTCCAACCTTACAGACCTTTTGGTAACCAACGTTGGTAGCACCGTAAGTAAAGGACTTGAATTTGGAATTAATGGTGCGATTATTCAACAGGAAGATTTTAACTGGGATGTAAATTACAACCTTACTTTCCAGGATTTGGAAATCACTAATCTTACCTTAGGTGAAGATCCAAATTTTGAAATTCCACAAGGTGAAATAGGTGGAGGTGTTGGTAACAATATTCAGCTTTGGAAAGAAGGTTACGATCCTACTACTTTTAATGTATTCAGACAGGTTTACAACGAAAATGGGCAACCAATAGAAGGCGCTTATGTAGATGTAAACGGTGATAATGAAATTACCGAAGAAGATCGTGTACCTTATAAAAAAGCAACTCCAGATTACTTTATGGGATTAACCAATACTATGAGGTATAAAAATCTTGATTTTAGCTTTACTTTTAGAGGTAATTTCGGAAATTACATGTATAACAATACGCAATCTGGAAACGGATTTATTGGAGCGGGTACAGTTACCCCACAACCTTACTATTCTAATTTTAACAGCAATGTATTGGAGAGTAACTTCAACAATAACCAGTTCTTCTCAGATTATTATATACAAAGCGCAGATTTCGTGAAGTTAGACAACATCTCTGTAGGATATTTATTTCCAGGAGAAGATTTAGATATTAGAACTTCATTAACCGCTACTAATGTATGGACAATAACCAACTACGATGGTTTAGATCCTGAAATTGCAAACGGTATAGACAACAATTTTTATCCAAGATCTACCACAATTGTACTTGGTTTAAATCTTTCATTTTAA
- a CDS encoding LacI family DNA-binding transcriptional regulator, producing the protein MRPKLTLKQIARELDVSISTVSKALRDSSEIGEDTKKKIKAFAKLYNYRPNNIALSLKNRKTKTIGIIIPEIVHYFFTTVISGVEHVANEKGYNVIVCLSNNSFDKEVLNMELLANGSTDGFILSMAKETMQKEDYHHLSEVINQGMPLVLFDRVIDEIHCDKVIIDDVIGAKKAVQYLIDKGAKKIGLVSTVDYVSVGKLRTRGYLEILRENQVEIDENLILKIEDMDNSEVEIKDFINKNEVDAVFAVNEHFAIHAIKAIQEKGLKVPEDVSVIGFTDGELSKRFIPSLTTVSQHGERMGAEAARLLIDKLERKPEEEESYKTVIVETSLIERNSTKL; encoded by the coding sequence ATGAGACCAAAATTAACTTTAAAGCAAATTGCTAGAGAATTAGATGTTTCAATTTCTACGGTTTCCAAAGCATTAAGAGATAGTTCTGAAATTGGAGAAGACACCAAGAAGAAAATTAAAGCTTTTGCTAAACTTTATAATTACAGGCCTAATAATATTGCTTTAAGCCTCAAAAACCGAAAAACGAAAACCATAGGAATAATTATTCCTGAGATAGTCCATTATTTTTTTACTACCGTTATTAGTGGAGTAGAACATGTAGCCAACGAAAAGGGTTATAATGTAATTGTATGTCTTTCCAATAATTCTTTTGATAAAGAAGTATTAAATATGGAGCTACTGGCCAATGGAAGTACTGATGGGTTTATTCTGTCTATGGCCAAAGAAACGATGCAAAAGGAAGACTATCACCATCTCTCTGAAGTAATTAACCAGGGAATGCCGTTGGTTTTATTTGATCGTGTGATAGATGAAATTCATTGTGATAAAGTAATTATAGACGATGTAATTGGAGCCAAAAAAGCGGTACAATATTTAATAGATAAGGGAGCGAAAAAAATAGGGCTTGTTTCTACCGTAGATTATGTTAGTGTTGGGAAACTAAGAACCCGTGGTTATCTTGAAATTTTAAGAGAAAACCAGGTTGAAATTGATGAAAATCTTATCCTTAAAATAGAGGATATGGATAATAGTGAGGTAGAGATAAAAGATTTTATCAATAAAAATGAAGTAGATGCGGTATTTGCAGTTAATGAACATTTTGCTATTCATGCTATAAAAGCCATACAGGAAAAAGGATTGAAAGTGCCTGAAGATGTTTCGGTAATTGGCTTTACAGACGGGGAACTTTCTAAACGATTTATTCCGAGTCTTACTACGGTAAGTCAGCACGGGGAGCGAATGGGCGCTGAAGCAGCTCGCTTATTAATTGATAAACTGGAAAGAAAGCCAGAGGAGGAAGAATCGTATAAAACAGTGATTGTGGAAACTAGTTTAATTGAAAGAAATTCCACTAAATTGTAA
- a CDS encoding MFS transporter, which yields MQKRRLSFWEIWNMSFGFLGIQMGFALQNANASRILQIFGADIHELSWFWLVAPVTGLIVQPIIGYYSDRTWTSLGRRRPFFLTGAILAAIGLILMPNADWFIAILPSLWVGAGMLFIMDASFNVAMEPFRALVADKLPSDQRTLGFSVQTVLIGIGAVIGSWLPYVLTNWFDISNRAVVGEVPLNLLLSFVIGAAILVGSILVTVITTKEYSPEELEKMDDHVEEPVDENEKSSLLDIFSDFAKMPHTMRQLSWVQFFSWFGLFGMWVFSTPAIAHHIYGLPLSDNSSETYQDAGDWVGVLFGVYNAVSAVFAFFLPAIALKIGRKSTHIVSLFIGALGMLSIYIMPNEYWLLLSMFGIGIGWASILAMPYAILAGSIPAKKMGVYMGIFNFFIVIPQIVNALVGGLMVKYLYDGNPIYALVTSGIAFLIAAILTFRIDDVDEPVKA from the coding sequence ATGCAAAAACGTAGATTAAGTTTCTGGGAGATCTGGAACATGAGTTTCGGTTTTCTTGGAATCCAGATGGGGTTTGCACTCCAAAATGCCAACGCAAGTAGAATTTTACAAATTTTTGGCGCCGATATCCATGAACTTTCGTGGTTCTGGTTGGTTGCGCCGGTTACCGGTTTAATCGTTCAGCCTATTATAGGCTACTATAGCGATAGAACCTGGACCAGCCTTGGCCGTAGGCGACCATTCTTTCTAACTGGAGCAATTTTAGCGGCAATAGGTTTGATTTTAATGCCTAACGCCGATTGGTTTATCGCTATTTTGCCTTCCCTTTGGGTAGGCGCCGGGATGCTTTTTATTATGGATGCATCTTTTAATGTAGCGATGGAACCTTTTCGTGCCCTGGTGGCAGATAAATTACCTTCAGATCAACGAACCCTAGGTTTTAGTGTACAAACTGTTCTAATAGGAATTGGAGCCGTAATTGGTTCCTGGTTGCCTTATGTATTGACCAACTGGTTTGATATTAGCAATAGAGCAGTGGTAGGCGAAGTTCCGTTAAATCTTCTATTATCATTTGTAATTGGAGCAGCCATTTTGGTCGGGAGTATTCTGGTAACCGTAATTACTACCAAAGAATATTCTCCTGAAGAACTGGAAAAAATGGACGACCACGTTGAAGAACCGGTCGATGAAAATGAAAAATCCAGTTTGCTGGATATCTTTTCAGATTTTGCTAAAATGCCACATACTATGCGTCAGCTTAGTTGGGTGCAATTCTTTTCATGGTTCGGGCTTTTCGGCATGTGGGTGTTTTCTACTCCCGCAATTGCACATCATATCTACGGTTTGCCATTATCAGATAACAGCAGTGAAACCTACCAGGATGCCGGCGATTGGGTTGGTGTACTTTTCGGGGTTTACAATGCCGTTTCAGCGGTTTTCGCATTTTTCCTTCCGGCTATCGCCTTAAAAATTGGAAGAAAAAGCACGCATATCGTTTCCTTATTTATTGGTGCTTTAGGGATGCTTTCCATTTATATAATGCCGAACGAATATTGGTTACTACTTTCTATGTTCGGGATTGGGATAGGCTGGGCCAGTATTTTGGCAATGCCTTATGCAATTTTAGCAGGTTCTATTCCAGCGAAAAAAATGGGAGTTTATATGGGGATTTTCAACTTTTTTATTGTGATTCCACAAATTGTAAATGCCCTTGTTGGCGGGCTAATGGTAAAATATCTTTACGACGGAAACCCAATCTACGCTTTAGTTACCAGCGGAATTGCTTTTCTAATCGCCGCTATACTTACTTTTAGAATAGACGATGTAGACGAACCCGTTAAAGCATAA
- the pgmB gene encoding beta-phosphoglucomutase — protein METNKGVIFDLDGVIVDTAKFHFLAWRKLANDLGFDFTEEQNEQLKGVSREDSLKKILDWGELELSKTEFKRQMALKNENYLSYVAKMDEDEILPGVQKVIDYLIENNVPFALGSASKNARNILKKINLLEKFDAIVDGNDVSKAKPDPEVFLIAAEKINIKPEKSIVFEDSVAGVQAANNANMMSIGIGEKEILGEADYVFKDFTEIDIDFIKKLLSN, from the coding sequence ATGGAGACAAATAAAGGAGTAATATTCGATTTAGACGGGGTAATTGTAGATACCGCGAAGTTCCATTTTTTGGCCTGGCGAAAACTGGCTAACGACTTGGGATTCGATTTTACCGAAGAGCAAAACGAGCAGCTTAAAGGGGTGAGTCGCGAAGACTCATTAAAGAAAATATTAGACTGGGGAGAACTTGAACTTTCTAAAACAGAGTTTAAACGCCAAATGGCGCTAAAAAATGAAAATTATCTCTCTTATGTTGCCAAAATGGATGAAGACGAAATTCTGCCCGGCGTTCAAAAGGTGATCGATTATTTAATTGAAAATAATGTCCCTTTTGCTTTGGGCTCTGCCAGTAAAAACGCACGTAACATCTTAAAAAAGATCAATTTGCTGGAAAAATTTGACGCCATTGTTGATGGCAATGATGTTAGTAAAGCAAAACCCGATCCTGAGGTATTTCTCATCGCTGCAGAAAAAATTAACATTAAACCAGAAAAAAGTATCGTTTTTGAAGATTCGGTTGCAGGAGTGCAGGCCGCAAATAATGCAAATATGATGAGCATTGGAATTGGCGAAAAAGAAATATTGGGTGAAGCCGATTATGTATTCAAAGATTTCACCGAAATAGATATAGATTTTATAAAGAAATTACTCAGTAACTGA
- a CDS encoding glycoside hydrolase family 65 protein produces MNQDYIQPNEWSILEEGFDVERVKSSESLFSIGNGVMGQRANFEENYSGPSFQGSYIGGVYYPDKTKVGWWKNGYPEYFAKVLNAPNWIGINVFVNDEALDLFTCKKVEDFKRELNMKEGFHRRSFVATLPNDIEISVKATRFLSIVEDELGAIDFEVEVLNSDAEVRFEPYLDGGITNTDANWEERFWKTLEVKSEANKGFVLSKTLKTEFHVNTYMQSEVLLNGEKQNIDFAETKTEDKLTFSYSIKAEKGQKVSLRKYAGYVTDMNHKRSDLIDAASKVLDFATKAGFSKLLQEQKEAWEKIWEMADITIEGDVKAQQGIRFNIFQLNQTYLGKDERLNIGPKGFTGEKYGGSTYWDTEAYCIPFYMATKDQQVARNLLTYRYNHLDKAIENAEKLGFKNGAALYPMVTMNGEESHNEWEITFEEIHRNGAMVYAIYNYVRYTGDFDYIPEKGLEVMIAIARFWQQRVNFSEHKKKYVMLGVTGPNEYENNVHNNWYTNYLAKWCIEYCLETIEKVKDSYTEDYERVMGKTKLNEGELSKWREVAENMYFPYSEKHEVFLQQDGFLDKEIVPIAELDKSQRPINQKWSWDRILRSCYIKQADVLQGFYFFEDHFSKNELEKHFDYYEPITVHESSLSPCVHSIQAALLGRTKQAYEFYLRTSRLDLDDYNKEVEQGCHITSMAGTWMSIVEGFGGMRVKEDQLSFNPTIPEDWKTYSFKVNFRDQILKVKVAADKTVFFLEGDNAIEINVNGKVVEVQPNQECVV; encoded by the coding sequence ATGAACCAAGATTATATACAACCTAACGAGTGGTCCATTCTGGAAGAAGGATTTGATGTAGAACGCGTAAAATCGTCTGAAAGCCTTTTTAGTATAGGTAACGGCGTTATGGGCCAGCGAGCCAATTTTGAAGAAAACTATTCCGGGCCAAGTTTCCAGGGAAGCTATATTGGCGGGGTTTACTATCCCGATAAAACCAAAGTAGGCTGGTGGAAAAACGGCTATCCAGAATATTTCGCAAAAGTGCTTAACGCACCCAACTGGATTGGGATAAACGTTTTTGTAAACGATGAAGCCTTAGACCTTTTTACCTGTAAAAAAGTTGAAGATTTTAAGCGTGAGCTTAATATGAAAGAGGGTTTTCACCGCAGAAGTTTTGTAGCTACGCTTCCAAACGATATCGAAATTTCAGTAAAAGCTACGCGCTTTCTTTCTATCGTTGAAGATGAACTTGGCGCGATAGATTTTGAAGTTGAAGTTTTGAATAGTGATGCTGAGGTTCGTTTTGAGCCTTATCTAGATGGCGGAATCACAAATACAGATGCCAACTGGGAAGAACGTTTTTGGAAGACTTTAGAAGTGAAATCTGAAGCCAACAAAGGTTTTGTGCTATCTAAAACCTTGAAAACCGAATTTCACGTGAACACCTATATGCAATCTGAAGTTTTGCTAAATGGGGAAAAGCAAAATATAGATTTCGCTGAAACGAAAACCGAAGATAAACTTACTTTTTCCTATTCAATTAAAGCTGAAAAAGGACAAAAAGTAAGTCTTAGAAAATACGCTGGTTACGTGACCGATATGAACCATAAACGTTCAGATCTGATTGACGCTGCAAGTAAGGTCCTGGATTTTGCAACTAAAGCCGGGTTTTCCAAATTGCTTCAGGAGCAAAAAGAAGCCTGGGAGAAAATTTGGGAAATGGCCGATATCACTATTGAAGGTGATGTAAAAGCCCAACAGGGAATTCGCTTTAATATTTTTCAGCTAAATCAAACTTATTTAGGAAAAGATGAGCGTCTAAATATTGGTCCAAAAGGATTTACCGGCGAGAAATACGGCGGAAGTACTTATTGGGATACCGAAGCTTATTGTATTCCTTTTTATATGGCAACCAAAGATCAGCAGGTAGCCAGGAATTTATTGACTTATCGTTATAATCATTTAGACAAAGCCATAGAGAATGCCGAAAAGCTTGGATTTAAAAATGGCGCGGCGCTATATCCAATGGTAACGATGAATGGCGAAGAAAGCCATAATGAATGGGAAATTACTTTCGAGGAAATTCATAGAAATGGCGCAATGGTTTATGCCATTTATAATTACGTACGCTACACGGGCGATTTCGATTATATCCCGGAAAAAGGCCTGGAAGTAATGATCGCGATTGCGAGATTCTGGCAGCAACGAGTGAATTTCAGCGAACACAAAAAGAAATATGTGATGCTTGGTGTGACCGGGCCAAACGAGTACGAAAATAATGTACACAATAACTGGTACACCAACTATTTAGCGAAATGGTGTATAGAATATTGCCTGGAAACAATTGAGAAGGTTAAAGATTCTTATACTGAAGATTATGAGCGTGTAATGGGTAAAACCAAACTCAATGAAGGAGAATTGTCAAAATGGAGAGAGGTTGCTGAAAATATGTATTTCCCATATTCCGAAAAGCACGAGGTTTTCCTTCAGCAGGACGGATTTTTAGATAAAGAGATCGTCCCAATCGCTGAATTAGATAAATCTCAGCGACCAATTAACCAAAAATGGAGCTGGGACAGGATTTTACGTTCCTGCTACATTAAACAAGCTGATGTTTTACAAGGTTTCTACTTTTTTGAAGATCACTTCAGCAAAAACGAGCTTGAAAAACATTTTGACTATTACGAACCTATTACCGTTCACGAATCTTCGCTTTCTCCTTGTGTGCATAGTATTCAGGCGGCTCTTTTAGGAAGAACAAAACAAGCTTACGAATTCTACTTGAGAACTTCAAGGTTGGATTTAGACGACTACAACAAGGAAGTAGAGCAGGGTTGCCATATTACCAGTATGGCCGGAACCTGGATGAGTATTGTAGAAGGTTTTGGCGGAATGAGGGTGAAAGAAGATCAACTTTCTTTTAATCCCACAATTCCTGAAGATTGGAAAACCTATTCTTTTAAAGTGAATTTTAGAGACCAGATCTTAAAAGTAAAGGTTGCTGCAGATAAAACGGTTTTCTTCCTGGAAGGCGACAACGCCATTGAAATTAATGTAAATGGGAAAGTTGTAGAAGTGCAACCCAATCAGGAGTGTGTGGTTTAG
- a CDS encoding glycoside hydrolase family 13 protein: MKKILITLILFTGLTGFAQIERVEPPNWWTGFEETELQLMVYGENIGNATPNIDYPGVSIENVEKADSPNYLFIDLQIGQAKAGTFDIVFEMEEGSEEIYKYELKEREKPASEYVGFDNTDAIYLITPDRFANGDKSNDSFDYLNEKTKNREDDYGRHGGDIRGIINHLDYIDDLGFTAIWPSPLVINDMKSGSYHGYAMTDFYKVDPRFGTLEEYRELADKAADRGIKLVMDQVANHAGVEHWWMEDLPFDNWINFQEKFENGEDLVYSNHRRTTNQDLYASETDKKGMTEGWFVETMPDLNQENPFMAKYLIQNSIWWIETLGLGGIRQDTYPYPDKAFMSDWAGAIMAEYPNFNIVGEEWSLNPLLIRYWQDGVDNGYDSNLKSTMDFAMQEKIVTGLKADETWGTGLVEIYEGLANDFAYADPENIMIFPDNHDKSRIYTQLGEDVAKTKMTVAYMAVLPRIFQMYYGTEILMDDTENPGDHGLIRTEFPGGWDDSEVNAFTGEGLSEEKAEMQEFVKKVMNYRKNSEAIHSGETKHFAPEDGTYLITRKAGDEIIVLILNKNKEAVNLDLERFSELNLEGKSFKNLISEENFMWEDSLELPEEGVYFFTTKME; this comes from the coding sequence ATGAAAAAAATACTAATCACTTTAATTCTCTTCACCGGTTTAACCGGGTTTGCGCAAATAGAACGCGTAGAGCCGCCAAACTGGTGGACGGGTTTTGAAGAAACCGAACTCCAGTTAATGGTTTACGGCGAAAATATTGGAAATGCCACCCCGAATATCGATTATCCGGGTGTTAGCATTGAAAATGTTGAAAAAGCCGATAGTCCGAATTACCTGTTTATCGATTTGCAAATCGGGCAGGCCAAAGCGGGAACCTTTGACATTGTTTTTGAAATGGAAGAGGGTTCAGAAGAAATTTATAAATATGAATTAAAGGAGCGCGAAAAACCTGCATCAGAATATGTAGGTTTTGATAATACCGATGCGATTTATCTCATCACACCGGACAGATTTGCGAATGGAGATAAATCTAATGACAGCTTTGATTACTTAAATGAAAAGACCAAAAATCGCGAAGATGATTATGGCCGCCACGGGGGTGATATCCGCGGGATCATCAATCATTTAGATTATATAGATGATCTGGGTTTTACCGCTATTTGGCCTTCGCCTTTAGTGATTAACGATATGAAATCGGGTTCTTATCATGGTTACGCAATGACCGATTTTTATAAGGTAGATCCGCGGTTTGGAACTCTAGAAGAATATAGGGAATTGGCCGATAAAGCTGCCGATCGTGGAATAAAACTGGTTATGGATCAGGTGGCTAATCACGCCGGCGTTGAGCATTGGTGGATGGAGGATTTACCTTTTGATAACTGGATCAACTTCCAGGAGAAATTTGAAAATGGAGAAGATCTGGTATATTCCAATCACCGTAGAACCACCAACCAGGATTTATACGCTTCAGAAACCGATAAAAAAGGAATGACTGAAGGCTGGTTTGTAGAAACCATGCCCGATCTAAACCAGGAAAATCCGTTTATGGCCAAATATCTTATTCAGAATAGTATTTGGTGGATTGAAACTCTTGGTTTAGGAGGAATTCGGCAGGATACTTATCCATATCCCGATAAAGCATTTATGAGTGATTGGGCGGGAGCAATTATGGCCGAATATCCAAACTTTAATATTGTAGGCGAGGAGTGGAGTTTAAATCCATTACTTATTCGTTACTGGCAGGATGGTGTGGATAATGGATATGATTCTAACCTAAAATCCACGATGGATTTCGCGATGCAGGAAAAAATTGTAACCGGCTTAAAAGCTGATGAAACCTGGGGTACCGGGCTTGTAGAGATTTACGAGGGCTTAGCCAACGATTTCGCGTATGCCGATCCTGAAAATATAATGATTTTCCCCGATAATCACGATAAAAGCCGAATCTACACCCAACTTGGAGAAGATGTAGCCAAAACTAAGATGACGGTGGCTTATATGGCCGTTTTGCCAAGAATTTTCCAAATGTATTACGGTACCGAAATTTTAATGGACGATACCGAAAATCCTGGTGATCATGGTTTAATTAGAACCGAATTCCCCGGCGGTTGGGACGATAGCGAAGTGAATGCTTTTACTGGTGAAGGACTTTCAGAAGAAAAGGCTGAGATGCAGGAATTCGTTAAAAAAGTGATGAATTATCGCAAAAACAGCGAGGCAATCCATTCAGGAGAAACCAAACATTTTGCTCCGGAAGACGGTACCTACTTAATTACCCGAAAAGCAGGGGATGAGATTATAGTGCTTATTCTGAATAAAAACAAAGAGGCGGTTAATTTGGATTTGGAACGTTTCAGTGAATTGAACTTAGAAGGAAAAAGCTTTAAAAATCTAATTTCAGAAGAAAACTTTATGTGGGAAGATTCTTTAGAACTACCTGAAGAAGGTGTTTACTTTTTTACTACTAAAATGGAGTAA